CAAATCGCTCAGTTTCCCCATTCTATTGAGTACACTCGCAGAATAATCTTCAGGAACTACATCAAAAAATTTTTCATCATGGAGGACATACTCTGAAAATTCTTTGAGAAGAAGTGGGACTCCCTCTGAAATCGAATAAATGTTCTTCATTACGGGTTCAGGCGGTTTGACACCTGTATATTTCTCAACGAACTCTACTGAGTCCCTCTCGCTGAATCTCCCCAGTATGATTTCTGTGAACAATCTTTCTCTACGCATTCTCTGGGTTGCGTCAACAATTGGTCTGGTCTCACCTGTTCTAGAATCCACCGTTTCATCGTTCCTGTACGTGCCAAGCAGGAGGACCTTTCTGTTCTCAATGCTTCTCGCTATATAGTGTATCAAGTTCCATGTAGATTTGTCAGCCCAGTGTAAATCCTCTAAAAAGAGGATAAGAGGACGCTCTGAAGCGATACTGTGCAACAATCGTGAGACAATTTCAAACATTCTCATCCTAGAAGATTGCATATCCTCATGTCCATTTTTTGTGACTGCATAGGCCGCTGATAAAAAGTTCAAAATTATGTCTTCAGAACCAGAAATCTGAGGGTGTCTCTTCTTTATTATATCAGTAATTCTCCCGAGTTCGACTTCACCCACTCCCTTCGCCATCTCAAAGTATTCTCCTAATGCCAGATTTATCGGTTGATATGGTTGAGTAAAATCTTCAGAAGCAAATCCTCGAAGCACAGTTGCATCATTCTGCATAGAGCAGAATCTCTCGCAAAAATAGGTCTTCCCTATTCCTGGCTCACCGAGAACAAACACGGTCCTTCCATATCCTTCTTTCACTTTTTCATATATCTTCATAAGTTCGCTAAGTTCTTTCTCTCGATTTACAAATATATTCTCATCTTTCATATCTATCTCTTCTCCGTGATTTGTTCAATCAATTTATTAACTTTTTCCACATTTTTTGATGCGCCTATCTGCTCAAAAATCTCCTTCGCTTTATTGAGTGCTTCCATTGCCCCATTATTATCCCCCATTTTGTGAAGGGTTTTTCCGTACATCATCAGAGTTTCTGCTTCATTATATGGTATCTGCAGCTCCCTTACTAATGCTAAAGCTTCATTAAAGTTCTTGATTGCCTCATCGAACTTTCCTTCTTCAGCGAGAATCGTTCCTTCTATTCTTAACACTGCTTGGAGAGCTACTCTGTCGTTTATTGATTCCATGAGGTGCTTAGCGCGAGTGTTGCACACCTTCGCTTTCTGAATTTCCCCAGTCCGAATATAGACCTCAGCCATATTAAAAAATGCCCAACCTATCCAGTCAATATTTCCAATTTTCTCAGCGTACTCTCTACTCTTCTCAAAATTTTCAATAGCTTTTGGATAATTTCCTTCCTGAAGATAAAGGTCTCCTAAGTTGTTGTGTGCTCTCGCTAGTTCGTTCAGGTCGTTTACTTTCTTCAGCTCCTCAATTGCCTTTATGTAATATTCTTCACACTTGCTGGCATTACCTTTATCTCCGTAAATGTTACCTATCTCTATGAACATCGTGCCCAATCTTCTCAGGTCCCCTACTTGAATTATGTTTTTCATTGCAATGTTGTAACTGTTAATAGCCGCATCGTACTTTCCTTGACGCCACAGAATGTAACCCAATCCCCTGTACGCATCGGCAATTCCTCGCAAATCTTTTGTCTTCTCGAAAGATTTAAGAGCATCTTCAAAGCACTTTTTCGCTCTCTCAAAATCACCTCTGGTCCTTATTATATTCCCCAATGCTACCATTGCATATGCCCTGCTTCTTTCGTCATTTATCCTTTCACAAATTTCCACAATTCTCTCGAAGTTCTTAATAGCATCATCCCATTTTCCTAGGAGAACACAGAGTTCACCAGTGGTTTGCAGTAACTGAATTAACTGTTTATTCCTCTCGATTGTGCTTTCTCCTCCTTCCTCCTCCATTATCTGAAGAGCTGTGTTGAAATAAGTGAGGGCTTCCTGAAACGCATAAAGTTTTCTAGCTTTTTCGCCGGCTTTGATATTGTAAGTTAGTGCTTTATCTTGTACTTTACCCAGAGTGAAGTGTCTCGCTAATACAAAGACCACATCATCAATAGCATTGTTAGCAGTATACATACCTTCTATAATTTCTCCAAGCTTTTTGTGCATTATTCTCAATCTGCTCTTGCTTAAGCTTTCGTACACAACTGATCGGATTTGGGCGTGTTCGAACATATAAGTTTCATGAGCTGTCTCGCTCTCCCTTATTAATTTCATCCCGATCAATTTATCAAGCGGGTCTAGAATCTCCATCTCATCCATCTCTACCGCTTTCTGGAGCACATGAAAATCAAATTCATAACCAATCGCTGCAGCATACATCAAAATTTTCTTGCTCGTCTCATCTAGTTTAGCAACTCTTCGGCTTATTACATCTTTTATGGTGTTGGGCAACAGCACTCTCTCCCAGTCGACACCGAGGTCCCAGGTGTACACTCCTGGTTTGACTATTCCCTCCTCAAGCAGAGTGTTACATAGCTCTTCTATGAAGAAAGGGTTTCCGTCTGTCTCAAAATATAACCTTTTCATGAATTTTGGAGAGATGTCTTCATTTTGCAAAAGGTCTTTCACAAGCTCAAGTGCGTGTTCATATTTTAACCGTGTTAAGTTTATCTGATAGTATAACCTCTCTAGTCCCATCCTCTGAAAAATTTCCATAAGTGGATGAAGCCCACCTTCATGCTCTTGCAGGTCTTCTGGTCTATAGGCACCAAGCAGCAACACCCTTGCTTGCTTTATGTTTCTCGCAATGTAATGGATAAGTTGAAGTGTGCCAGTGTCCGCCCATTGCAAGTCGTCAATAAAAATTGTGATCGGATGCACTTTTGAAATTTCAATCAAAAGGTCAGTGATTGTCCCAAACATTTTGTCTCTCTCAGTGTCCATGTTTATTTTTTCAACTGGCTTCGGTCCTTGACCTTCCTCGCCTGTGCTTAGCGCTATTGGTACAAAACCCGCCTCGATCTCTTCTGGTTTGACTGCGGGTGCACCAGATAACAGTCCCACAGGGGTAACAACTTCACCATGCATTTCCATCTTTTCACTGGAAGTTTCCTCAAAATATTGATTTAATGCATCGATTAGAGGCAGGTATGGATCAGAATTTTCAATGTAAAGACATCTCCCCTTGTAGAATTTTACTCCCATGGGCTGAGCATAATTTTTTAATTCCTCCACAAGTCGCGTTTTTCCCATCCCCGCTTCCCCAGTAATTACTACAAACCTTCCATTGCCCTTCAGCATTTCGCTAAGGTGTCCCTTGAGTGCCTCAAATTCTTCAACCCTGTTTACAAACTTCGTCTTTCGCTCAGTTTCTGCCAAGGTTTCATCACCACTCTTCTGTATTCACTAACTGTATTAAAAGATTACTGTTTGAATTTTAACCTTTATTAATCTTAAGGAATCAAATCAAAGTGGTCTCTGGTAATCCTCTGGTCCCTAGCATTTCTTAGAATTATTCGCTGCTCTGCCCTTGCAATTGTCTTAAGGGTTTCAACCACAGTATCTGGGTTTAAGCTAATGCTATCTATTCCTTCTTCTACAAGAAACTCTGCAAACTCAGGATAAACTGATGGTGCCTGCCCACAAATTGAGACAGTTTTTCCGTATTGGTGTGCTACATTTATCAGGTGAGAGATTGCCCTCTTCACTGCTAGATTTCTTTCATCAAAATAGCCCATTTTTGCAAGCACATCAGAGTCTCTGTCGGCACCCATTATCAATTGTGTCAGGTCGTTCGAGCCAATTGAGAACCCATCACAATACTTGCAGAACTCGTCGGCCATGAAAATTATGGAAGGTACTTCAGCCATTAAGTAAAGCTTGAAATCAAAACCCCGCTTCAGATTTTCTTCCTCCAGCATTTTCAGAATTGGAACAAGTTCCTCTGTGTTTCTCACAAATGGGAGCATTACATGCACATTCTTCAATCCCATCTCATTTCTCACCTTTGCGATTGCTCTTAACTCCATTCTAAACGCTGCCTCATACTCTTTTGAGATGTACCTAGAACACCCTCTCCATCCAATCATAGGATTATCTTCAACTGGCTCATATTTCTCTCCGTTTGGCATTCCGCGATACTCATTTGTCTTGAAATCACTTGTACGGACAATAACAGGTCTAGGGTAAAATGCCTTTGCCACCTTTGCAATTCCTTCCGCAAGCTTCTCTATAAGGATCTGCCCTTGTCCTCTGTTTATCAAATCCACTGGGTGTTCCCTTATGTAACTCGTGAATATAAATTCAATTCTCATCAAGCCAACGCCCTGTGCAGGCAATTTAGCATACTCATCCGCCTTTTCAGGAACACCTATGTTTACCAGTACCTTCGTAGCCGTGATAGGCATGCTAACTGTGAGGGCCTCTTGCGGTGGCCCCACAGCGATTTTCTTTTCATCAGGAACAATTACGCCCTCATAGACATTGCCCAACTTCCCATCCACTGTCACTTCCATTCCTTCCCTCAAAACCTGCGTAGCGGTTTTTGTTCCTACGATACATGGAATTCCAAGTTCCCTAGAAACAATGGCAGCATGACATGTCATTCCTCCTTCATCTGTTACAATTCCTCTTGCCCTGCTCATCGCTGGCACC
The Thermoplasmata archaeon genome window above contains:
- the ppsA gene encoding phosphoenolpyruvate synthase; amino-acid sequence: MQKHIVGFEEIGASDIPLVGGKGANLGEMLNAGINVPPGFVITAQAYADFIESAGLMDEIEDLLSDVDFENTDQLTDRCLQIRAKIENAKIPAKMAKEILEHYRNFLKKQRVDFVAVRSSATAEDLPDASFAGQQDTYLYVQDEVEFIRTVKKCWSSLFTPRATYYRHKKGFEHSKVRLAVVVQKMVNATHSGVMFTSEPTTGEKKCIIEAVYGLGEAIVSGKVTPDTYIVDTETMDIISKEIGIQHMMVVRGESGGTVEVGIDEEQGAYQKIPDTKILEIAEIGKTIEEHYGKPMDVEWAMEGDVVYVVQARPVTTIKKEEIKREETGEGNILLRGLPASPGIGAGTVKLVRDISDLQKVKEGDILVTSMTTPDMVPAMSRARGIVTDEGGMTCHAAIVSRELGIPCIVGTKTATQVLREGMEVTVDGKLGNVYEGVIVPDEKKIAVGPPQEALTVSMPITATKVLVNIGVPEKADEYAKLPAQGVGLMRIEFIFTSYIREHPVDLINRGQGQILIEKLAEGIAKVAKAFYPRPVIVRTSDFKTNEYRGMPNGEKYEPVEDNPMIGWRGCSRYISKEYEAAFRMELRAIAKVRNEMGLKNVHVMLPFVRNTEELVPILKMLEEENLKRGFDFKLYLMAEVPSIIFMADEFCKYCDGFSIGSNDLTQLIMGADRDSDVLAKMGYFDERNLAVKRAISHLINVAHQYGKTVSICGQAPSVYPEFAEFLVEEGIDSISLNPDTVVETLKTIARAEQRIILRNARDQRITRDHFDLIP
- a CDS encoding tetratricopeptide repeat protein, translated to MAETERKTKFVNRVEEFEALKGHLSEMLKGNGRFVVITGEAGMGKTRLVEELKNYAQPMGVKFYKGRCLYIENSDPYLPLIDALNQYFEETSSEKMEMHGEVVTPVGLLSGAPAVKPEEIEAGFVPIALSTGEEGQGPKPVEKINMDTERDKMFGTITDLLIEISKVHPITIFIDDLQWADTGTLQLIHYIARNIKQARVLLLGAYRPEDLQEHEGGLHPLMEIFQRMGLERLYYQINLTRLKYEHALELVKDLLQNEDISPKFMKRLYFETDGNPFFIEELCNTLLEEGIVKPGVYTWDLGVDWERVLLPNTIKDVISRRVAKLDETSKKILMYAAAIGYEFDFHVLQKAVEMDEMEILDPLDKLIGMKLIRESETAHETYMFEHAQIRSVVYESLSKSRLRIMHKKLGEIIEGMYTANNAIDDVVFVLARHFTLGKVQDKALTYNIKAGEKARKLYAFQEALTYFNTALQIMEEEGGESTIERNKQLIQLLQTTGELCVLLGKWDDAIKNFERIVEICERINDERSRAYAMVALGNIIRTRGDFERAKKCFEDALKSFEKTKDLRGIADAYRGLGYILWRQGKYDAAINSYNIAMKNIIQVGDLRRLGTMFIEIGNIYGDKGNASKCEEYYIKAIEELKKVNDLNELARAHNNLGDLYLQEGNYPKAIENFEKSREYAEKIGNIDWIGWAFFNMAEVYIRTGEIQKAKVCNTRAKHLMESINDRVALQAVLRIEGTILAEEGKFDEAIKNFNEALALVRELQIPYNEAETLMMYGKTLHKMGDNNGAMEALNKAKEIFEQIGASKNVEKVNKLIEQITEKR